The sequence ATTTTCATATCATCAACCCTCTTCGCCCTAGAACGGCGACACAAACTCCCAGTTCTGACCCCTGAAAAACGTTCCGATGATGATCAGCACGATGTTCACGACGACGAAAGTCATAAACAGCGTGTTCGCCAGCAACCTTTCCTTCGCGAACCACCGGCCGATGCCTTTTTGGCCGCGGTCGAAATAAGGCACGAGGAGCAGTATCAGCACCTCGATCGCCGGAATTCCGACACCGCCCCAGAACGCTGAATAGCTGACCATTTCCTGAAGTCCGAGGAAGTACCAAGGCGCCTTCGCCGGATTCGGCGGATGAAGGACGTTGACCGCTTCTTCGAGCGGCGCGTCGAAGAACGCCGAGACCACCAGAACGCCGAGAACCGTGAGAATGAAAACAAAGAGCTCCGCGAGCAGCAAATTGGGATAGCTGAAGACCGAATTGTCGGGCACGTTGCCGACTTTGGCGAACGGTCCGCGGACGAGTCCCTGAATTCCGTAACGTTTCTTCTCGATGACGTTGATTCCTTCCGTCGGCGAAGGTTCCGCCGGAGCCGTAACCGCTGAAGTTTCAACGATATCCGCATCTTCGGGACGGGAAAGGCCACCGTCCTTGCGAATGCGCCAGAAATGGATCGCGATGAGCAAGACCATCACGACCGGCAGCACCGCGACGTGCAGGACGTAAAAGCGAAGCAACGCTTCCTGTCCGACTGTCGTGTCGCCAAGCAATAAGAACCGGATCTCTTCCCCGAAAACCGGCGCGTAGCCGGCGATCGCGGTGCCGACCGTGATCGCCCAGAAAGCGAGCTGGTCCCACGGCAGCAGATAACCGGTAAAACTCAGGAACAGCGTCAGCAGGAACAGAACGACGCCGAGCACCCAGTTGAACTCGCGCGGCTTCTTGTACGAACCCGTAAAGAACACGCGGCACATATGCAGAAAGACGGCCGCCACCATTCCGTGCGCCGACCAGCGATGCATATTGCGCAGAAACACGCCGAACGCGACGGAACCGCGCAAGTCGAGCATGCGGTCGTACGCCTGCGTCGTCGACGGCACGTAATAGAACATCAGCAGTATGCCGGTGACGACGAGTATCAGAAACAAAAACAGGCTGATCAGCCCGAGTCCCATCGTAAACCACGGTTTCAGAGTGTGTTTGTGCACCTTTACCGGATGAATGTGGAGAAAGAAGTTGTTGAAGCTCGTCTTTGATCTCCCCAGATCGGTATACGGCAGATTGTTTCTGAAGACGGACGACCAGATCGCGGCCGGCATGTCAGTGACAGAACTTAAGATACTTTTCTTTTTCTCGCTCATATATTTGAGTCGGTGAGCAGCAAGCGGTTTGCAGTGAGCAGAACTTCTTTGCAGGAAATGAGTGCTCACGGCCGACCGCTCACGGCTTACCGTTTAGACCGCGAACCATTTGCCGGCGGTGATTTCCTTGCCTTTGTCCACTTCCAGCTCGCCGTTCGGCGCCATCGACACTTCGTACCACGGCAGCGCTTTCGGCGCCGGGCCGCCCGTCACGTTCCCGTCCTGATCGAACCTTGATCCGTGACACGGACAGGCAAATCCGGTTTCAGCCACGCCGACGATGCATCCGAGATGCGTGCAGGTGATCGAGATCGCCGCCATTTTGTTGCCTTCGCGGACGATCGCAACTTTCTGGTCGCCGAGCGCGATGCGCGTTCCGGGCGGATATTCGTCGGGCGTGCCGATGCTGAATCTTGTCGGCTGACCGTACGTCGCCCGCGGTTTGATGAACACAAGGTTCGAAAAAACCGTCACGATGCCGGATCCGAGCAACCCCATACTTGTCAGCCAGGCCAAAACCTTGCGCCTCGAAATGGGTTCGCTCGACTCCTCTTGAGCGTTATGCTTGTCGCTCATTTTTGTCGTCCTCCTCAACTTCGTTTACCAATTCTTCGACATCCGACCAGAAAACCTGATATTTCGCGTCTTCGATATCGCGAAAATAGTCCTTCTTCGCGGCAAAGATGAAGATCAATGCGGCTCCGGCGCCCATCAGCAGGCTGGCAATGATCGCGATCCAGGTTAAGGTCATAAAAATTGACTCGCGGACACGGATTCGGGGGGAGCGCGCCTAAACTTCTTAACTTCGTGTTTTGAAACTCGTTCAAGGCCCCGGGGCCTGAGAAACTTTTCACAAGGAATCAACGATAGAAATCGATCGTCCGTGATTCCAGCGCGTAATCGGCGATCGTTTTCGTCTTGAACAATCCGATCAGATCGTCGCGAATCCGCTTCCATTCCTTGCAAAACGCGCATTTCGGATTCTCGTCGCGAGAACCGCAAAGCAGGCATTCATCGAGGTACGGATCGTGGTCGAGCAGAGTAAAAACATCCCACAAAGTAATGTTTTGAGGTTGCCGGGCGAGCAGATAACCGCCGTGAACGCCCTTGACCGATTCAACGATCCGATGCCTTCGAAGTTCGCCGAGCAGTTTTCTCAGATAGACCGGCGGGATATTCTCGCTCACCGCGATCTCGTTGAGGCCGCAAAGCCTTAAGTCCGTCTGGCTTGCCAAATAAGCCAACGCTCTGATGCCGTATCCCGTAGCCTTTGAGATGATCATCAGCGAATGCCTCGAATGCGGATTTTTTTCTCCGCATTAATATTTGCCTTTCAGGCGCGGGTTGGACAATAATCATTCCGCATCATTTTTTTGGTTAATCTGACCAATGAGACTCGACGAAATTAGAAAGCTGGTCGACGGCACCGCGGACGCGGCGTTCGCTCTCGATCCGAACGGTTTGATCACGGCGTGGAACAAGGCGGCCGAGGAACTGTTCGGCGTTTGCGGGACCGACGCGTTTGGCCGCACGTGCAGCGAAGTTCTCCACGGTGTCGACGAATGCGGGCGCGATTGCGGCGAGAGCTGCACGATCCGGCAGATGGCACGGAATCGTCAACCGCTGAAGAGCTATGATATCCAGGTGAGGACGAACGGCAGGCCTCAATGGTGCAACGTTTCGGTGCTGATAGTCGAAGAATCGAGATCGGTCGCGCCGCACACGATCCATATCGCGCGTCCCGCCGATCTTCACAAACGATTCGAACTTCTTATGCGGGACTTTGTGGTCAACGAGACCGATCTTCCGCTGGTCCACATCGATGCGCTGCGTTCAACAAAGCGGACGCCGACGACTCTTGTCGACCTTTCGACACGTCAGATCGAGATCCTGCGCTTTCTAGCACGTGGGGTCAAATCGGCCGAGATCGCGAAGGAACTATTCATCAGCCGGACAACCGTCAACAATCACATTCAGCACATCTTCAAGAAGCTCGACGCCCACACCCGGCTCGAAGCCGTTCGCCGCGCCGAGCAGGCCGGACTCATCTGAAAGTAAACGACCAAACTGACAAAGACCGGATATCCCCGGACTTTTCGAACTCCGCACTCCTAAGGGACGGGTTCGGATACTAACTCCGACCCGGTCGGCTGCGCCTTCTTGCCCATTACGGCAATTCCTCCAAAAATGCTATTATCGATTCTTTGCCGAATCAGCCCTTAATTTAATAGAATCTACCGAACGATGATTAACGCAAATATGATCGGGTTTGAGAACCTGCCGCAGACGATCCCGCATTTTTGTCTGGAGTCTTTTCGCCGCAACGCCAAGCCGGACGCGCTCAGTTTCAAACTCAACGACGTTTGGGAGCATCTGTCGGGCTCAGAGGTGATCGATAAGATCAAGAACGTCGCCCGCGGATTGGCGGAACTCGGCGTCAGGGCCGGAGACAAGATCGCGATCATCTCGGAGAATCGTCCGGAATGGTCGATCGTCGATATCGCGCTTCTGTCGTTGCGGGCGGTCAACGTTCCGATCTACACGACGCAGGCCGTCGAACAGATCCGTTACATCCTTGAAGATTCGGGCGCGAAAATGCTCTTTATCTCGGGCAGGAAACTCTGGAAGCACGCAGAGCGCGCGGCGCAGAGCGTCGAACGGCTCGAAAAGATCGTGTTTTTCGACGACGAACCGCTGCCCGAAAGCGACAATCGTGCGATTCTCTTGTCGGACATCGAAAAACGAGGCGTCGAAGCAGAGAAGATCGATTCGCAAAGTTTCGAGCGTTTTCTGGCGGAGGTCAAAACCGAAGATCTGGCGACGATCATCTATACTTCGGGGACGACGGGCGAACCGAAAGGCGTGATGCTGACGCACGAGAATTTCGTCTCAAACATCGTCGCCATCTCCCAAGGCTTGCCGATCTCGAAAGCGGACCGTTCGCTCGCGGTTCTGCCGTTATCGCACATTTTTGAACGAACGGTCTTCTATGTCCTTTGCGCCAACGGCGTTTCGGTGCATTATTGCGCGGCTTTCGATCAGCTTGCCGGTCATCTGCAGGAAGTCAAACCGACGATAATGACTGCCGTACCGCGGCTTTTCGAGCAGGTCTATCACAAGATCGTAAAGAAAGGAAAGGCCGCCGGCGGTTGGAAAACCCAGCTTTTCGAGTGGGCGCTCGACGTCGGTCAGGAGTATTGGGCGGCGAAGGACAAGCATAAATCCATTTCTCCGGTGCTTGCCGCAAAGCACGCGCTCGCGAGCAAACTCGTCTTTTCGAAATGGCGCGACGGTGTCGGCGGTTCGTTGCGGTTCTTTGTTTCGGGCGGCGCGCCGTTATCGAAAAAACTCTCGTACGCATTCTGGGCGGCCGGGATCCCGATCCTCCAGGGTTACGGAATGACCGAAGCCTGCGTCACCTGCGCAAATCGTCCCGAAAACAACAAGGTCGGCTCGATCGGCGTGCCGTTCGAAGGGATCGAGATGTCGATCGCAGAAAAGGACGGCGAGGTTCTGGTTCGCGGCAAGAACGTGATGCAGGGCTATTACAACAAGCCAGAAGAAACGGCCAAGGTCATCGATGAAGACGGCTGGTATCACACCGGCGACGTCGGTTATCAGGATGAGGACGGCCATTTCTATATTACGGATCGCTTGAAAGATCTTTTCAAACTCTCAAACGGCAAGTACGTCGCTCCGCTTCAGGTCGAAAGCCTTTTGAAACAGTCGCCGCTGATCGGCCAGCCGGTGGTCGTCGGTTCCGGCCGCAAACAGGTCGGCGCGCTTATCGTGCCGGACTGGGACACTTTGAAACAGACGCTCGCCGACGAAGGCATCACGACCAACGGCAGCCGCGAAGAACTTTGCGACAATCCGTATGTCGTCAAACGGGTCCAGAGAGAAGCGATCGAACTGACCCGCGAACTGAGCGATTACGAGCGGGTCAAACGCGTCTACCTTCTTCCGCGCGAGTTCTCGATCGACCGCGGCGAAATGACTCCGACACTCAAGATCAAGCGCAGCGTCATCGACGAAAAATACGAAGAAGCCATCGACGACATCTGCGGCAGCTAAAGGAGCGCGGGCATCCCTGCCCGCCTGTAGTCCCGCCTGTAGTCCCGCTTGGAGTTCCGCCTTCAGGCGGCCAGCGATTTTGTCTAAGCCCGCTCCATTCATAGGAGTTACGCGTTTAATCGTGACCTGGGGCGCAATCGGGACTGCCGACCTCAAACACTCGCGTCCCGGATAATCTGACTCGGGAGATCTACTATGCCGCCCAACCCGACGGCGAATTCTGGAACGTCGGCCTGATCGAGGAGGAATTCAATAAGCGGATGTGGGTTGCGGAGGAAGTTTGAAATGGATGATCCGACGCGGAAACGAATCCGCAACAGCACAACCGAATTCCTGATGTTCACCGCTAATGCCGGCGACGCGAGCATCGAAGCCCGTTTTGAGGACGAGACGATCTGGCTTTCTCAGAAGCTGATGGGCAGTTTGTTTGGTGTCGACGTCAGAACAGTCAACGAGCACCTCAAAAACATCTATTCGCAAAATGAACTCTCGCCGGAAGCAACCATCCGGAAATTCCGGATAGTTCAACAAGAGGGCAACCGGCAGATCGCGTGCGAGGTTGATTTCTGCAATCTCGACGCCATCATTTCGGTCGGTTATCGCGTCAGCTCAATCCGCGCGACGCGGCTTCGGCAAGGACAGACACTCTTCGTCAACCGCGCAAAATCGCCGTGGAACTCGAACAAATGCACGATATGGCGGATGAATATGTGGGAAAACTGATGCGGCGAATAACCGGTGGCGCCTAACGACTATCTTCTTTCTTCAACAAACATTCTTTCGAGCACGTCGCGGCGGCGTTTGCCGAGCAGAGCTTCCGCCAATTCGCGTAGAGGCGCGGGAATCTCGGCGCCTTCGACGAGTTCTTCGGTCTGAGGATAATGGGAATACAGATCGATCTCAGCCGTGCAAAAATCGCAGAACCGTAGATGGACCTCGATCTTGTCGCGGTCACGCGGCGGGATCTCGCCGGTTTGGAACGCGAGCAGTTTCTCCGATGTCGGGCAATTTGCGTTTTTGCGAAATACGGTCATTTCTGATCAACCTGAAAGATAGTCTTGGCGCAGTTTCCTCGTCCGGCACGTAAGAGACGCTCGGCGCCCGCCGGAATTATCAATTTGCGTTACACAAAAATAAATCCGCAATGCCCGCCGCCTTCCAAAAGATATCGTGGAAAATCACGATTATTATGGCTCCGGCTGTTTTCAAAATCTGCAAACATGCGTTTTGAAAGGGCTTAATAGGTTTGTTCAACAATGAAAAAAGAAACAAAAAAGTGTTGCCCAATTCCGGAATTATTGTTAACATCTTAATTGTAGTCGCTCGGCACGGAACGTAACCGGCGCTACCTGCCAAATCAACTGCAAAGCTCGGCGGTCGATTTCAAAAATTCTACCCTACTCAAACAAGCACTTTGAATAGTCTGATGACGTCGCGTTTCTCGATCGGGAAGAGAGCCGCGCACGGAGCGGGGCGGGTCGTTTCTACCCAAAAAGCACAAGAAAAACATCAAACGGACAGTATCTTATGAGCGCAATCAAAAAGCAGGAACGCCTTCCAAGGGCGATTCAAAACCGGCAGATAAAGATCGGGAAATGGACCGAGAGCCTCAAAAGCTCGGACGTCAACCAGATCTGGGCCGAACTGCACCGCATCGTTTCGTCTCATCCGTTGGTCAGGGCCTCGAAGACCGCCGGATTTCTGGTTGAAGAAGGTAAGTATAATGCTTATACGGACTTAACACAGGAACTCTTCGTTGCGCTGCTCGGCAAGGAGCGCTTTCAGCATTATCTCGACACGGAAATGACCGATGCCGAGATCGAAGCCGAGATCAGCCAGATCGAACTGACCAATCTCCTGACGGCCGAACTCAGAAAGCGCTATCCCGAAAGCTATCGGCTCGCGCGCAGGATTTCGACCCTTATCCAGTCAAGCAAGACCTTCAAACGCTTTGACAACATCGGAAATCCGGATCTACACCGCCGGCTCGCCGATCGGACATACGGACTTTCGGACTGGCCGGACGCGAAAACGCGCCGCAACGTCCAGGAAATGGAGCAGCGCGTCAAAGTAGTTTCATTTCAAAGCCGCGACACGCGGATGGTCGGCTGCACGGGCGATGCGCAGATCGTCATCAGCAACGTCGATCTCGAAAAACTTATCATCCGCGTCCTCAAAGCGGTCGATTCACCGGTCGATGTCCGCTCGCTCCGGTCGTTTGTGATGTCGCGACTGCCGGTGATGGACATCTATCTCGTCCCGATCGGCGGCAGCGGCAACGACGACGAAGACAATCACTACGAATACGAACACGCCGACACGCGTGAAAATCCGGAGCAGAACTTTCTTCGGCTCGAAGGCGAATCGCTGGCCACCGAATTCGTCGATGGATTCCTGCAGAACCTCAACAAAAGCGTCCGCGGCAAGACAAAACAGTACGACCGGATGATCAACGTTCTCTGGCACTGCTATCTGACGAGCAACGGCGGAACGCAGCTCGAGGTCGCCGAAATGCTCGGAGTTTCCGACTCGCTCGTTTCCGATTATCGCAAACGCATCGAGTCGAACCTGCAGTCACTCGCCTTCAACGGCGTCAACGAGGCGCGCCAGTTCGAAAAGGCCCTCAAGCAAAAAGTCCGCGACATCATCGCGTACGAGCGCGAGAATGTCAGCGTCTGATTAGCGATCCTCGCCGAAAGTGTTAAGATGACAGCTGAAATTCAGTTCAAAGTCCCCCAAAAAATCACCGTCCAGCCGTGTTTTGCCCCGAAGCGGTTTGTTGAAAGACCGATTGATGTCTTCCAAAAAAGAGTCCGATTACAAATCCCTCGCGTCGCTCCGTAAAAAGGGCGAAGCAAACTCACCTGAACAAACCTCGCTCAAACCTCTTGATTCCTCAAAACCTCAGTCTCACGAACCCAAACACTCAAGCAGCCTGATCAATCCTTACAGATCAACACCCGAAGAATTTCCGTCTGAACCGTTTTTCGAAACTTCCCACGAAAAGAAAGCGGAACAGACGGAAATTTTCGTTTCGGATACGCCTCCGATCGAAGATCTTCCCTTCGCTGAACAAGTTAAACGACGCAAGGAGATCAAAAGCAGCGACCGCGACCGCGATTTGCTGGGCGGTGAGAATTGGCTGAGGCGCAACGGCCATACGCTCAGCTACATTGGCCTTTACCTTTTCTCGATACTGGTTCTTTTCCGGCCGTACGAACTTGTCCCCGGACTGGGATTCCTGTCGGCAACGGCGTTCTACTTCGCTTTTGCGACACTTGCCATTTACATCCCGACCCAGCTTGCGACCGAAGGGAACATCACGACCTTTTCGACCGAGGTCAAGGCGATTCTGGCGTTGACCGCGATCTCGATCCTGACGATGCCGATCGCCAAAGATCCGGGAATGGCCTGGGAACATTTCAACGATCCGTTCATCAAGGCCGTCCTGATCTTTATCGTGATGGTCAACGTCATCCGCACGCGCGCGCGGCTTCTCGGGATGATCTGGCTGTCGCTTTCGATCGGCGTCGTCCTCAGTTACCTGGCGCTCGGAATGTATATGCGCGGCGAAATGACGGTCGAGGGATATCGCGTCGGCGAGGTCATCGGCGGGATGTTCGAGAATCCGAACGAGATGTCGATGCATCTCATTATGATGATCCCGATCGCAGTCGCTCTCGGACTCGGAACCCGCAACAAAGTGATGAAGATCGTCTATTTCGCGACCGCGATCCTGATGATCTCCGCTAATTTCATAACTTTTTCGCGCGGCGGATTCCTTGGGCTAATGGGGTCGATGGGCGTGCTGGCGTGGAAACTCGGACGCAAGAACCGGCTCAACGTGACGATCGTCGGTGTCATCGCGACTGCGCTCACCTTGCTCCTCGCACCCGGAAACTTCGGAATTCGCGTGCTTTCGATCTTCATTCCGGGACTCGACGCCGTCGGTTCGTCCGACCAACGCAAAGAACTGCTCGAACGTTCGATCATCGTCACTCTTCGCAACCCCTGGGGAATCGGCATCGGCAATTTTCCGATCGTCGGAATTCGAAACCTTGTGTCGCACAACGCATACACCCAGGTTTCGGCCGAACTCGGTTTGCTCGGACTCGCAGCGTACCTTGTTTTTATGATCAGTCCGTTCCGCAAACTCGGAGCGATCGAACGCACGCTCTTTGCGAAGGACGATCACGGCTGGTTCTACTATCTCGCGGTCGGCCTGCAGTCGAGCATCGTCGCGTATATGATTTCATCTTTTTTTGCATCGGTCGCGTATAATTGGTTCATCTATTACCTGATCGCCTATGCCGTAGCGTTCAGACGCGTTTATTCGTTGGAAACGGAGGAATGATTTCGGATTCTCGATTGGTGAATTCGGATTGGTCTGCAGATCCGAAATCCGAAATCCCGATTCCCAAATCGAAAGGTGTTTTTTCTTTTTCAGATTCTATTTTGGCTTTCGGTTGCCGCGCTCGTATACGTTTACGTCGGCTACCCGATCCTCGTGTACCTCGTCAGCCGGATCGTTCCGAAGACCGTGAAACGCGGCGATTTTGAGCCGAAAGTAACGATTCTCATCACGGCCTACAACGAAGAAGGCGCGATCGGCGCAAAACTCGAAAACACTCTCAGAATCGACTATCCCGCCGAAAAACTGGAAATCCTCGTCGCCTCGGACGGTTCGACCGACCGCACCGAACAGATCGCCGGCGAATTCGCGGGCGTCCGCGTCTTTCGTCAGGAAGGCCGCAAAGGGAAGACATACACGCAGAACAAAGCGGTCGAGCAGGCGACCGGCGAGATCGTGCTCTTTTCCGATGCGACGACCGAGTATCAACCCAACGTGCTTCGCGAACTGCTGCCGAATTTCGCCGATCCGTCGATCGGCTGCGTTGCAGGAAAACTGGTCTACGTCGATGATTCGAGTTCGAACGTCGGGAAAGGCGCAAAAAGCTATTGG is a genomic window of Acidobacteriota bacterium containing:
- a CDS encoding long-chain fatty acid--CoA ligase, whose translation is MINANMIGFENLPQTIPHFCLESFRRNAKPDALSFKLNDVWEHLSGSEVIDKIKNVARGLAELGVRAGDKIAIISENRPEWSIVDIALLSLRAVNVPIYTTQAVEQIRYILEDSGAKMLFISGRKLWKHAERAAQSVERLEKIVFFDDEPLPESDNRAILLSDIEKRGVEAEKIDSQSFERFLAEVKTEDLATIIYTSGTTGEPKGVMLTHENFVSNIVAISQGLPISKADRSLAVLPLSHIFERTVFYVLCANGVSVHYCAAFDQLAGHLQEVKPTIMTAVPRLFEQVYHKIVKKGKAAGGWKTQLFEWALDVGQEYWAAKDKHKSISPVLAAKHALASKLVFSKWRDGVGGSLRFFVSGGAPLSKKLSYAFWAAGIPILQGYGMTEACVTCANRPENNKVGSIGVPFEGIEMSIAEKDGEVLVRGKNVMQGYYNKPEETAKVIDEDGWYHTGDVGYQDEDGHFYITDRLKDLFKLSNGKYVAPLQVESLLKQSPLIGQPVVVGSGRKQVGALIVPDWDTLKQTLADEGITTNGSREELCDNPYVVKRVQREAIELTRELSDYERVKRVYLLPREFSIDRGEMTPTLKIKRSVIDEKYEEAIDDICGS
- a CDS encoding Rieske (2Fe-2S) protein — translated: MSDKHNAQEESSEPISRRKVLAWLTSMGLLGSGIVTVFSNLVFIKPRATYGQPTRFSIGTPDEYPPGTRIALGDQKVAIVREGNKMAAISITCTHLGCIVGVAETGFACPCHGSRFDQDGNVTGGPAPKALPWYEVSMAPNGELEVDKGKEITAGKWFAV
- a CDS encoding response regulator transcription factor yields the protein MARNRQPLKSYDIQVRTNGRPQWCNVSVLIVEESRSVAPHTIHIARPADLHKRFELLMRDFVVNETDLPLVHIDALRSTKRTPTTLVDLSTRQIEILRFLARGVKSAEIAKELFISRTTVNNHIQHIFKKLDAHTRLEAVRRAEQAGLI
- a CDS encoding cytochrome b N-terminal domain-containing protein, producing the protein MSEKKKSILSSVTDMPAAIWSSVFRNNLPYTDLGRSKTSFNNFFLHIHPVKVHKHTLKPWFTMGLGLISLFLFLILVVTGILLMFYYVPSTTQAYDRMLDLRGSVAFGVFLRNMHRWSAHGMVAAVFLHMCRVFFTGSYKKPREFNWVLGVVLFLLTLFLSFTGYLLPWDQLAFWAITVGTAIAGYAPVFGEEIRFLLLGDTTVGQEALLRFYVLHVAVLPVVMVLLIAIHFWRIRKDGGLSRPEDADIVETSAVTAPAEPSPTEGINVIEKKRYGIQGLVRGPFAKVGNVPDNSVFSYPNLLLAELFVFILTVLGVLVVSAFFDAPLEEAVNVLHPPNPAKAPWYFLGLQEMVSYSAFWGGVGIPAIEVLILLLVPYFDRGQKGIGRWFAKERLLANTLFMTFVVVNIVLIIIGTFFRGQNWEFVSPF
- a CDS encoding Rrf2 family transcriptional regulator; its protein translation is MIISKATGYGIRALAYLASQTDLRLCGLNEIAVSENIPPVYLRKLLGELRRHRIVESVKGVHGGYLLARQPQNITLWDVFTLLDHDPYLDECLLCGSRDENPKCAFCKEWKRIRDDLIGLFKTKTIADYALESRTIDFYR